A single window of Pirellulales bacterium DNA harbors:
- a CDS encoding alpha-ketoglutarate-dependent dioxygenase AlkB — translation MRFVPQEKGKQAAGLSEKKRKTLSRLNARPSGYPGCLYEAGAIRAAPVFRAGRARLTHGAKGMSDNPTYDGFKREPLDETCELWLGRLPEKLSMAATGDFESLWQARPAEQGKAKMFGRQVTTRRWTRAYEHAYAFSGITEEQHALLPELAPLYDWARELDPRLNGLLVNWYSGDDQHQITEHHDKWQQLVAGAPIIMVSLGAPRTFRMVHPKTRAKHDFPVEHGSVIILPSDTNRVWKHAVLHFAGDCGQRISVTMRSFLPEAAKQKPRRAARKRAARAVKSPLPFDSEPGQPLPVSEEPTMAKRSSKTSPPIGDDEMTMFDFFLQNVDYDAMAPGERTT, via the coding sequence TTGCGGTTCGTTCCGCAAGAGAAAGGCAAGCAGGCGGCTGGGTTGAGCGAGAAAAAAAGAAAAACATTATCTCGGCTAAACGCGCGCCCCTCGGGGTACCCAGGATGCCTTTATGAGGCGGGCGCGATTCGCGCGGCTCCGGTTTTCCGGGCCGGTCGCGCCCGGCTAACCCATGGAGCTAAAGGCATGTCCGACAATCCGACCTACGACGGCTTCAAGCGCGAGCCGCTCGATGAGACTTGCGAGCTGTGGCTGGGCCGGCTACCTGAGAAATTGAGCATGGCCGCTACCGGCGATTTTGAGTCGCTCTGGCAAGCGCGGCCCGCCGAGCAGGGCAAAGCGAAGATGTTTGGCCGCCAGGTCACCACGCGCCGTTGGACGCGGGCCTATGAACATGCCTACGCGTTTTCCGGCATTACCGAGGAACAACACGCCCTGCTCCCAGAGCTCGCGCCGCTGTATGACTGGGCGCGAGAGCTGGATCCGCGGCTGAATGGCCTCTTGGTCAACTGGTACTCAGGGGACGATCAGCACCAAATCACCGAGCATCACGACAAATGGCAGCAACTTGTCGCTGGCGCGCCGATCATCATGGTTTCACTGGGCGCGCCGCGGACGTTTCGGATGGTCCACCCCAAGACCCGGGCTAAGCACGATTTTCCCGTGGAGCACGGCAGCGTGATCATTCTGCCCAGCGACACGAATCGGGTCTGGAAGCATGCCGTGCTGCACTTTGCCGGCGACTGCGGGCAGCGCATTTCAGTGACCATGCGGTCCTTTCTACCAGAAGCTGCCAAGCAGAAGCCTCGGCGAGCGGCACGCAAACGTGCCGCTCGCGCTGTAAAATCGCCGCTGCCTTTCGACTCAGAACCGGGGCAACCTTTACCCGTCTCGGAGGAACCCACGATGGCCAAGCGTTCGAGCAAGACGTCGCCGCCGATCGGCGACGACGAGATGACGATGTTCGACTTCTTCCTGCAGAACGTCGACTACGACGCCATGGCCCCGGGGGAGCGCACCACATAG
- a CDS encoding formylglycine-generating enzyme family protein — protein MDDRPPFIHDQRMRILVVPPDAKRGARDYIQPESFGAPQPDSSPQEKQANYDSAWQPIARADWCDGVYQERQLLRTLLISESGEGKSIAGEWMAARLMHHDLSLVAIVVEIDQLKQGHGNGNWDLFRNCLALRMLKSLGMSHTGQVASQCQQIGDALRRLARRGKLVLLFDGLDQAGEAAVEVLRELLQAEPLNVAGQECRIQIAGRPFAVAQHWDTLFEPTATTPQHRRWVLGLLEDLDADQQRRLLGEDRYRLVPEEARPILGVPRVLRYLRQVALADFERIRTPSDVFWESTRHMLAEASRKSSSASQSLRTDQALALLAALAFEMLTGRAAPNRSAVCGEAAVDSFLLKVAELMSATPRMRAYDYERVQNDLRKLAEWNAIVGCGFVERDIFVNVQFRDTSLLEFFSAVWLARFATEEHAERMRSRLYLQEEPDSRIWYWVWRYACEFPLATADAEAWATAMAVIYRPGDGTAEGTRRSTEMIYRSHDQQVRYQTLPAEKQGSDASERVAPYQIRCLGPYQGEFQLIVADPRGADAQRIARECLGGFKSIIPNDKGIPATFQMGSPADEPERMDDEQQHPVTLTRPFSLAQYAVKNELYALFDVGHESRQGNYKKLSPEPRCPVIHVSWYDAVSFCLWLGPAYRLPTEAEWEYACRAGTETPFHFGEKLNGLQANCNGNYPYGVKKRGPYVGHTTPVGSYAPNGFELFDMHGNVWEWCSDWHGAYPKESVTDPEGPPSGRSRVLRGGAWGFNAMLCRSANRIRLAPDDRSNLRGFRVVRAY, from the coding sequence ATGGACGATCGCCCACCGTTTATCCATGACCAGCGGATGCGGATCCTCGTCGTGCCGCCGGACGCCAAGCGTGGGGCGCGAGACTACATCCAGCCGGAGAGCTTTGGCGCCCCTCAGCCCGACAGTTCGCCCCAGGAGAAACAGGCGAATTACGACAGCGCCTGGCAGCCGATCGCGCGTGCCGATTGGTGCGACGGGGTCTATCAGGAACGTCAACTGCTCCGCACGTTGCTGATCAGCGAGTCGGGCGAGGGGAAAAGCATCGCCGGCGAGTGGATGGCCGCGCGCTTGATGCACCACGATCTGTCGCTCGTGGCGATCGTGGTCGAGATCGACCAACTGAAGCAGGGTCACGGTAATGGGAACTGGGACCTGTTTCGCAATTGCCTGGCGCTACGGATGCTCAAGTCCCTAGGCATGTCGCACACCGGCCAGGTGGCCAGCCAGTGCCAGCAAATCGGCGATGCGCTCCGCCGGCTGGCGCGTCGTGGCAAGTTGGTGCTGCTGTTCGACGGCCTCGATCAGGCCGGCGAAGCAGCGGTTGAGGTCCTGCGTGAACTGTTGCAAGCCGAGCCGCTTAACGTTGCGGGCCAAGAATGTCGCATCCAAATTGCCGGGCGCCCCTTCGCGGTGGCCCAGCATTGGGACACCCTGTTTGAGCCCACGGCAACCACGCCCCAGCATCGCCGGTGGGTGTTGGGATTGCTCGAGGACCTCGACGCAGATCAGCAGCGGCGGCTGCTAGGCGAGGATCGGTACCGCCTGGTGCCGGAGGAGGCCCGGCCGATTCTTGGCGTGCCGCGCGTATTACGTTACCTCCGCCAGGTCGCCTTGGCCGATTTCGAGCGCATCCGGACCCCCAGCGACGTGTTCTGGGAATCGACCCGACACATGCTTGCCGAGGCAAGCCGCAAGTCATCAAGTGCTTCGCAGTCGCTTCGTACCGATCAGGCGCTGGCGCTGCTAGCCGCGCTGGCGTTCGAGATGCTCACCGGCAGGGCGGCGCCTAACCGCTCGGCCGTGTGCGGCGAAGCGGCCGTCGACTCGTTTCTGCTCAAGGTGGCCGAGCTGATGAGTGCCACGCCGCGGATGCGCGCCTACGACTATGAACGGGTCCAGAACGACCTGCGCAAGCTGGCGGAGTGGAACGCGATTGTCGGCTGTGGCTTTGTCGAGCGGGACATCTTTGTCAACGTCCAGTTTCGCGACACGAGCTTGCTGGAGTTTTTCAGTGCCGTGTGGCTGGCGCGATTTGCGACCGAGGAGCATGCCGAGCGGATGCGCTCGCGGCTGTACCTGCAAGAAGAACCCGATTCGCGCATCTGGTACTGGGTCTGGCGCTATGCCTGTGAGTTCCCGCTGGCCACGGCCGACGCCGAAGCCTGGGCGACCGCGATGGCCGTGATCTACCGGCCCGGTGATGGGACGGCCGAGGGTACGCGACGGTCGACCGAAATGATCTACCGTAGCCACGATCAGCAGGTCCGATATCAGACTCTTCCCGCCGAGAAGCAGGGAAGTGACGCGAGCGAACGAGTCGCGCCATACCAAATACGATGTTTGGGCCCCTATCAGGGCGAGTTTCAACTGATCGTCGCCGACCCGCGCGGCGCCGACGCTCAGCGGATTGCCCGTGAGTGTCTGGGTGGCTTCAAGTCGATCATCCCGAATGACAAGGGGATTCCGGCGACGTTTCAGATGGGCTCACCGGCGGACGAGCCCGAGCGGATGGACGACGAACAGCAACACCCGGTAACGCTGACGCGGCCCTTCAGTCTGGCGCAATACGCGGTGAAGAACGAGCTGTACGCGCTGTTCGATGTGGGTCATGAGTCGCGGCAAGGCAATTACAAGAAGCTGAGCCCCGAGCCCCGGTGCCCGGTGATTCATGTGAGCTGGTACGACGCGGTATCGTTCTGTCTGTGGCTTGGTCCGGCGTATCGCTTACCGACGGAAGCGGAATGGGAGTATGCGTGCCGTGCGGGTACGGAGACCCCCTTTCACTTTGGTGAGAAGCTGAACGGCCTGCAGGCGAATTGCAATGGCAACTACCCGTACGGCGTGAAAAAGAGAGGCCCGTACGTGGGACATACGACCCCGGTGGGGAGCTACGCTCCAAATGGGTTTGAGCTGTTTGATATGCACGGGAACGTCTGGGAGTGGTGCAGTGACTGGCACGGGGCGTATCCGAAGGAATCGGTAACAGATCCGGAGGGCCCACCATCAGGCCGATCCCGCGTGCTCCGCGGCGGTGCTTGGGGCTTCAACGCCATGCTCTGCCGTTCCGCGAACCGGATCAGGCTCGCGCCCGACGACCGGAGCAACCTCAGGGGTTTCCGTGTTGTCAGGGCTTACTAA
- a CDS encoding ThiF family adenylyltransferase, whose translation MSDFERPYELRLLPRVWQQDLLRLARGTRRGSALLEPNDWAGARELVCHRLTDAQRAADFAPRDDFLVIELADSVPAHAAERLLVNTQPLPTQCAVGVVLGTGPAAGQWNAAVDVGRRLAPLDRITLVGPSMRSIQLKDRPALLDASTATRWSRTIGALGEDVFHRVRNSTVAVVGVGRNGSAAAWTLAMLGARRILLIDEDIDQLHNLDATVGAPLSGLGQPKVTNRASQLIQLRPDDLVIEPLRASIRHRVVMERLRGVDLLVTCVDSDVARLAAARLVNKPWLAKVHLDIGSGIFRDAGGERRMGADLRLCVPGECCIACLGGLRQPDLAEDELSAPIGALPRQRPPRWDEDRAGSCITISQVSVNLGIQLWLDFLAGRVTESRWQRLEWSASGELSVTSQVLPGGVICPVCRGA comes from the coding sequence ATGTCTGACTTTGAGCGTCCGTACGAGCTTCGTTTGCTGCCGCGAGTTTGGCAGCAAGACCTGCTCCGGCTGGCCCGTGGGACGCGCCGAGGTAGCGCGTTGTTGGAGCCCAACGACTGGGCCGGTGCCCGCGAGCTGGTCTGTCATCGGCTGACCGACGCCCAGAGGGCCGCGGACTTCGCCCCGCGCGACGATTTTCTGGTGATCGAGCTGGCCGACAGTGTGCCGGCCCATGCTGCCGAGCGTTTGTTGGTGAACACGCAGCCGCTACCGACCCAGTGCGCGGTGGGCGTCGTCTTGGGCACCGGCCCGGCGGCGGGCCAATGGAATGCAGCGGTGGATGTGGGCAGACGATTGGCGCCGCTCGATCGGATCACGCTCGTCGGGCCAAGTATGCGCTCAATACAGCTCAAGGATAGGCCGGCGCTGCTAGATGCCTCGACCGCGACACGCTGGAGCCGCACGATCGGGGCCCTTGGCGAAGATGTGTTTCATCGCGTGCGGAATAGCACGGTGGCCGTCGTGGGCGTGGGGCGCAATGGCTCAGCGGCCGCGTGGACGCTGGCGATGCTGGGCGCACGTCGAATCCTGCTGATCGACGAGGACATCGATCAGCTCCACAATTTGGACGCCACCGTCGGCGCCCCTCTGAGTGGGCTCGGTCAACCCAAGGTCACCAATCGTGCCAGCCAGCTGATTCAACTTCGGCCTGACGATTTGGTGATCGAGCCGCTACGAGCTTCGATTAGGCATCGCGTGGTAATGGAACGCCTGCGTGGCGTGGATTTGTTAGTCACGTGTGTCGATTCCGACGTGGCCCGGCTGGCGGCGGCGAGACTTGTCAACAAGCCTTGGTTAGCAAAAGTGCATTTGGATATTGGCAGTGGTATATTCCGCGACGCTGGCGGTGAGCGCCGGATGGGGGCCGATCTACGCCTCTGCGTGCCCGGCGAGTGCTGTATCGCCTGTCTGGGCGGACTGCGGCAACCGGACTTGGCCGAGGACGAACTAAGTGCCCCGATCGGGGCCTTACCGCGGCAGCGTCCACCCCGCTGGGACGAAGACCGGGCCGGCTCGTGCATCACCATCTCGCAGGTCAGCGTCAATCTGGGCATCCAGCTCTGGCTCGACTTCCTAGCGGGCCGGGTGACGGAGAGCCGCTGGCAGCGGCTGGAATGGTCGGCAAGCGGGGAGTTGAGCGTGACGAGTCAGGTGCTGCCGGGAGGGGTAATTTGCCCAGTTTGCCGGGGTGCTTGA
- a CDS encoding SUMF1/EgtB/PvdO family nonheme iron enzyme, with product MAHRYIADQRLQVLRPLDGIPRLEDLQLSTTNISGEEHLSQRQSLASARRSGRGARWQPADRQLWAAGRLPTAADGDALSHAPSTDHPAEPPVASNQPLRGLREVVLSEAGLGKTTTLEWLVTWANARLVGHCAFLIRADKLPESAGQFFDTLVDQVLAGRNSITLLSPDAQHDRRQEVRAQLARLARRGELWLVFDAIDHASQTQLDVLGLILADPALAACRFVLGSRPYRVREHFARLFGHPHEARGWQFLQLDPFDEPQQRRYLGKGADGKDRYERVPREARRLLGVPRALYYLSMVLQDDGLVLRTPSDVFWLATRKMLAEGLPRQQAAVEEIQMLLAAIAFSMVADGHEANFSRVPEGEHAMTELAAAVIRRVKGHLAELGLDEPRTLAWWRASLKQLVRLNTVVQFGFLEQNAPHGIEFRDRSSQEFYAGLWMSLYATAVDAQRLWDLVYLPQDDSTGDFYWMWRYAAEMPAEARPPAKSAINPWVRSLGTVYRPGDGTAAGTKRSCEILYRSWEPMQAYVSAGDKAASAVINDWQSEFEDVLLNGNWSRFNELHGHDWGNTVAKGKRTKRQVIVWSPATATKRAQQFKDSFIHVPAGHFRMGSPLSGSEHLDDEPDGVEFRVGAFQLNRFPTLVAWFHFFDPRHDDYWLEKVGPDAPVTGVDWYDAWAFCQWAYWDGGCCRLPDEVEWEYAAKAGTDWRRRFWWGDEADTSRMTFDTTFDSGEPTSLEPAVVVGAHAHDNPCGFRDILGNVKEWTAASWSAIEFRDGMNPSFVGNSRVLRGGSWNNDASLCRSAVRFWYATGVRYNNVGFRVAREEL from the coding sequence ATGGCTCATCGCTACATCGCCGACCAGCGTTTGCAGGTCCTGCGTCCCCTAGACGGCATTCCGCGGCTCGAAGACCTTCAGCTCTCGACTACGAACATTTCGGGCGAAGAACACCTGAGCCAGCGCCAGTCGCTGGCTAGCGCTCGCCGATCGGGCCGTGGCGCACGCTGGCAACCAGCCGATCGTCAACTTTGGGCCGCCGGTCGGCTGCCCACCGCCGCGGATGGCGATGCCCTCAGCCACGCCCCGAGCACCGATCATCCGGCTGAGCCGCCGGTCGCGTCGAACCAGCCACTACGAGGACTTCGCGAGGTCGTGCTGTCGGAAGCCGGGTTGGGCAAAACGACCACGCTCGAGTGGCTCGTCACCTGGGCCAACGCTCGCCTCGTCGGCCATTGCGCGTTCCTGATTCGGGCCGATAAGTTGCCAGAGTCCGCGGGCCAGTTCTTCGACACGCTCGTCGACCAGGTGCTTGCCGGCCGCAATTCGATTACGCTCTTGTCCCCCGACGCGCAGCATGACCGGCGCCAAGAGGTTCGGGCACAACTGGCGCGGCTGGCACGCCGCGGGGAACTGTGGCTGGTGTTCGACGCCATTGATCATGCCAGCCAGACCCAACTCGATGTTCTCGGCCTGATTCTCGCCGACCCGGCGCTCGCAGCTTGCCGGTTCGTGCTAGGCAGCCGGCCCTACCGCGTTCGCGAGCATTTCGCCAGGCTATTCGGCCACCCGCACGAGGCGCGGGGCTGGCAATTCCTGCAACTCGATCCGTTCGACGAACCGCAACAGCGGCGGTATCTCGGCAAAGGTGCCGACGGCAAGGATCGCTACGAACGGGTTCCCCGAGAGGCCCGTCGGCTGCTAGGCGTGCCACGAGCACTGTACTATTTGAGCATGGTTTTGCAGGACGACGGCTTGGTGCTCCGCACGCCCAGCGACGTCTTCTGGTTGGCGACGCGCAAGATGTTGGCCGAAGGGCTGCCGCGACAGCAGGCCGCGGTGGAAGAAATCCAGATGCTGCTGGCGGCGATCGCCTTTAGCATGGTGGCCGACGGCCACGAGGCGAACTTCAGCCGGGTGCCCGAGGGTGAGCATGCGATGACCGAGCTGGCAGCTGCGGTCATTCGCCGGGTCAAGGGGCATTTGGCCGAGCTCGGGCTCGATGAGCCGCGAACGCTCGCGTGGTGGCGGGCGTCGCTTAAACAATTGGTCCGCCTCAACACGGTCGTGCAGTTTGGGTTCCTCGAACAAAACGCGCCGCACGGCATCGAATTCCGCGATCGTTCGTCACAGGAGTTCTATGCCGGCCTGTGGATGTCGCTCTATGCGACCGCAGTCGATGCCCAGCGGCTGTGGGACCTGGTCTATCTGCCGCAGGACGATTCGACGGGGGACTTCTACTGGATGTGGCGCTACGCAGCCGAGATGCCAGCCGAGGCTCGACCGCCGGCCAAATCCGCGATCAACCCTTGGGTTCGTTCGCTGGGCACGGTCTATCGCCCCGGCGACGGCACGGCCGCTGGCACGAAACGGAGCTGCGAGATCCTCTACCGCTCGTGGGAGCCGATGCAGGCGTACGTTAGCGCCGGCGACAAGGCGGCGTCGGCCGTAATCAACGACTGGCAGAGCGAGTTCGAGGACGTCCTGCTCAACGGCAACTGGTCGCGTTTCAACGAGTTGCATGGCCACGACTGGGGCAACACAGTCGCGAAAGGTAAGCGAACCAAACGGCAAGTCATTGTTTGGTCCCCAGCGACGGCAACGAAGCGAGCCCAGCAGTTCAAGGACAGCTTCATCCACGTTCCCGCCGGCCACTTTCGAATGGGCTCGCCCCTTAGTGGCTCTGAGCATCTTGACGACGAACCGGACGGCGTCGAGTTTCGTGTCGGTGCCTTTCAGCTCAATCGCTTTCCAACGCTGGTAGCCTGGTTTCACTTTTTCGATCCGCGGCATGACGATTACTGGCTCGAAAAGGTAGGCCCCGATGCGCCGGTGACCGGAGTCGATTGGTACGATGCCTGGGCGTTTTGCCAGTGGGCCTATTGGGATGGCGGGTGTTGCCGGCTCCCGGACGAAGTCGAGTGGGAGTACGCCGCCAAGGCTGGCACTGATTGGCGCAGGCGCTTTTGGTGGGGAGACGAAGCGGACACGAGCCGCATGACGTTTGACACGACGTTTGATTCAGGCGAACCAACATCACTGGAACCCGCCGTCGTTGTAGGCGCGCATGCCCACGACAATCCCTGCGGGTTTCGTGATATTCTGGGCAACGTCAAGGAGTGGACGGCGGCATCGTGGTCCGCCATTGAGTTTCGCGACGGTATGAATCCGAGCTTCGTGGGCAATTCCCGCGTGCTCCGCGGCGGTAGTTGGAACAACGACGCCAGTCTCTGCCGTTCCGCGGTCCGGTTCTGGTACGCGACTGGCGTCCGGTACAACAACGTTGGGTTCCGTGTTGCCAGGGAGGAGTTGTAG
- a CDS encoding NYN domain-containing protein: MEHRLALLVDGENVAGRHAAELRRRTDELGSVRVCRVIGNWQGNRGLQWKAAARRWPAIEFVQRTGRAKNAADVALAIQAVDLLRDGGLDGFCLASADADFVPLAQRIHRAGLLLYGFAAGNCSRALQTQCDACFSLGECVPAAAEGSLVELIEQAILARSGDDGWANLPSVGNYLRSCTENDAVTHWGFSSLSQCLRKLGQFELQDVGTLRRVRVAA, encoded by the coding sequence ATGGAGCACCGACTGGCATTACTGGTCGACGGCGAGAACGTCGCCGGCCGGCATGCCGCCGAATTGCGGCGGCGCACCGACGAGTTGGGCAGCGTTCGAGTTTGTCGCGTTATCGGCAATTGGCAGGGTAACCGCGGGCTGCAATGGAAGGCGGCCGCGCGCCGTTGGCCGGCGATCGAGTTTGTACAGCGCACCGGGCGGGCCAAGAATGCGGCCGACGTTGCCTTGGCCATTCAGGCCGTGGACTTGCTACGCGACGGGGGGCTCGACGGCTTTTGCCTGGCCAGTGCCGATGCCGATTTTGTCCCGCTGGCCCAGCGCATCCACCGCGCTGGGTTGTTGCTGTACGGTTTCGCCGCGGGCAACTGCTCGCGGGCGCTGCAGACCCAATGCGACGCCTGCTTTTCGCTGGGCGAGTGCGTGCCGGCGGCTGCCGAGGGCAGCCTGGTCGAACTGATCGAGCAGGCCATTCTCGCGCGCTCAGGGGACGATGGTTGGGCGAACCTTCCCTCGGTGGGCAACTACCTGCGATCCTGTACCGAGAACGACGCCGTGACGCATTGGGGCTTTTCGAGCCTGTCGCAGTGCCTCCGCAAGCTGGGGCAATTCGAGTTGCAAGACGTCGGCACGCTCCGCCGCGTGCGCGTGGCGGCGTAG
- a CDS encoding SUMF1/EgtB/PvdO family nonheme iron enzyme — MAKHSSATTVGKPPWIDSQRMLALRGGRDPWPHLQPAAFRRGRRDRSPASELDTRGAPRTGRPRRRRKRPWCKTNKRWLFLDWLLRAKETHRWLCVTTDGGIGKSTLLRWAEAAIARHAPGYFAVYLDLPRVAAPVAGEPPLAWILRVVVAKVRATLAETGPSGIRSDAQQLAAQLVRLLHAGRLVLLVDALDQTQSLDPQTVAKVDLLGRFLAEYGPACRVVVAGRPHGVVRYRHSLFAQPHWRFAQLSPFTENEVREYLGPERFDLLGQLDVDVLAIPRFLELIRRELPLGQLRKLRTGSGVYHACMTQDLERIAKQDLRGSHGVARLKSEHAEQLLALLAFAMLRQENFAGVPAQEFADFRAGLWRHYQGELLISSPEAFEERLDLVGQANEVLDHGYLDNDGLRQVYWRDPTLQAFFAALWIVKYASAADLAWWADHVFLSPPMEVDAFLYSVWRFACEMPLTRVSAKRWTAAMEPLFRPGDGTAAGTRRSSEMIWRAHQNATLRGTREVLEQFTRVCLVPYQGEFQAIVGGARGAEANRIANKFLSTFRRIVPNNMGISTTFLMGSAADDDFHRSNEQQHNVELTRRMSLSQYPVTSELYALFDPGHAWRFSDYKKYSDQPRCPAIYVSWYDAVSFCFWLGAEYRLPTEAEWEFACRAGTTTPFSFGSDTKGHHANCDGTLFYTQEGNNLGAASQVGAYDSNALGLYDMHGNVWEWCSDWYSAYHMVPAPNCDPLGPAYGTERVVRGGEFGIPCSYCTSSMRLRFKPGHKACCLGFRVALSTS, encoded by the coding sequence TTGGCCAAGCATTCGTCCGCGACCACCGTTGGGAAGCCACCGTGGATCGATTCGCAGCGGATGCTGGCGCTGCGCGGCGGCCGTGATCCTTGGCCCCATCTCCAGCCGGCGGCCTTTCGTCGCGGGCGGCGCGATCGCAGTCCGGCAAGCGAGCTCGATACTCGGGGCGCACCGCGTACGGGCCGTCCACGCCGTCGGCGAAAGCGGCCCTGGTGCAAGACCAATAAGCGGTGGCTATTTCTCGACTGGCTTCTGAGGGCCAAGGAGACGCATCGCTGGCTGTGCGTGACGACCGACGGCGGGATCGGCAAGAGCACGCTGCTCCGCTGGGCCGAGGCGGCCATCGCCCGTCACGCCCCCGGTTATTTCGCCGTCTATCTCGACCTGCCGCGCGTCGCGGCTCCGGTCGCGGGCGAACCGCCGCTGGCCTGGATACTGCGCGTCGTCGTCGCCAAGGTGCGTGCGACCCTGGCCGAGACGGGTCCTTCGGGCATCCGCAGCGACGCGCAGCAACTCGCCGCCCAACTCGTCAGGCTGTTGCACGCCGGCCGGCTGGTGTTGCTGGTCGACGCGCTCGATCAGACCCAATCGCTTGATCCGCAAACCGTCGCCAAGGTCGACCTGCTCGGCCGGTTCCTCGCCGAATATGGCCCCGCCTGCCGCGTCGTCGTGGCGGGGCGGCCGCATGGCGTGGTTCGCTACCGCCATTCGCTGTTTGCCCAGCCACACTGGCGGTTTGCCCAATTGTCGCCGTTCACCGAAAACGAGGTCCGCGAATACCTCGGCCCCGAGCGGTTCGACCTGCTCGGCCAGCTTGACGTCGACGTCCTGGCGATCCCGCGGTTTCTCGAGCTGATCCGCCGCGAGCTGCCGCTCGGCCAGTTGCGCAAGCTCCGCACCGGCTCGGGCGTGTACCACGCGTGCATGACCCAGGATCTCGAGCGGATCGCCAAGCAGGACCTGCGCGGCTCGCACGGCGTCGCGCGGCTCAAGTCCGAACATGCCGAGCAGCTCTTGGCCCTGCTAGCGTTCGCGATGTTGCGCCAAGAGAACTTCGCCGGCGTGCCCGCGCAGGAGTTTGCGGACTTTCGGGCGGGGCTCTGGCGGCACTATCAAGGCGAGTTGTTGATCTCCTCCCCCGAGGCGTTCGAAGAGCGGCTCGACCTGGTAGGCCAGGCCAATGAAGTCCTCGACCACGGCTACCTCGATAACGACGGGCTTCGCCAGGTCTACTGGCGCGATCCGACCTTGCAGGCGTTCTTTGCGGCGCTGTGGATCGTCAAGTACGCCTCGGCCGCCGACCTGGCGTGGTGGGCAGACCATGTGTTCCTGTCGCCGCCGATGGAAGTCGATGCGTTCCTGTACAGCGTCTGGCGGTTTGCGTGCGAGATGCCGCTAACGCGGGTTTCGGCCAAGCGCTGGACGGCCGCGATGGAACCGTTGTTTCGGCCTGGTGATGGGACGGCCGCAGGGACACGACGATCTAGCGAGATGATCTGGCGAGCCCACCAGAACGCGACGTTGCGCGGCACCCGTGAGGTACTGGAGCAGTTCACGAGAGTTTGTCTCGTCCCTTATCAGGGCGAGTTTCAGGCGATCGTCGGCGGCGCTCGCGGCGCGGAGGCCAATCGAATCGCCAACAAGTTCTTGTCTACATTCCGGCGAATCGTGCCAAACAACATGGGCATTTCGACGACTTTTTTGATGGGTTCAGCCGCGGATGACGACTTTCATCGTTCAAACGAGCAACAGCACAATGTAGAACTGACGCGAAGAATGTCGCTATCTCAGTATCCTGTGACGAGCGAGTTGTACGCGTTATTTGACCCGGGCCACGCTTGGCGATTCAGCGACTACAAGAAGTACAGCGACCAGCCGCGTTGCCCTGCGATCTACGTGAGCTGGTATGACGCGGTGTCTTTTTGTTTCTGGCTGGGAGCCGAATACCGATTGCCGACGGAGGCGGAGTGGGAATTCGCATGCCGAGCAGGTACAACAACACCATTTAGTTTTGGGTCGGACACAAAGGGCCATCATGCGAATTGCGATGGCACCTTATTCTACACACAAGAAGGCAATAACCTTGGCGCTGCATCACAAGTTGGTGCGTACGATTCCAATGCTTTAGGACTCTACGACATGCACGGAAACGTCTGGGAGTGGTGTAGTGATTGGTATAGTGCGTACCACATGGTTCCCGCTCCTAATTGCGATCCACTAGGCCCAGCGTATGGAACAGAGCGAGTTGTTCGCGGTGGGGAGTTTGGCATTCCATGCAGCTACTGCACCTCTTCAATGCGCCTTCGTTTTAAGCCCGGACACAAAGCATGTTGTCTCGGATTCCGCGTTGCGCTGAGCACTAGTTAG